A stretch of Henckelia pumila isolate YLH828 chromosome 4, ASM3356847v2, whole genome shotgun sequence DNA encodes these proteins:
- the LOC140861669 gene encoding GATA transcription factor 8-like → MGSSFVDEIDCGNFFDQMDDLIEFPPENECAGGDLVNTGDCQDVSSMWNDSLPDSDPLFPVSQTDSAADLSAELSVPYEDIIQLEWLSTFVEDSFSGSGMTIGKENSGISKVPPPSHKQFQTSSPVSVLESSSSSSSSSIGKNTPLSGPQRARSKRSRPATFSPRLPIHLISPSTSGEAPLPSVPPRFYKETENFAESPSKLNGSEQKKKRKIKSYLLDPMESTHQNTPMQSVRKCLHCEITKTPQWRAGPMGPKTLCNACGVRFKSGRLFPEYRPAASPTFVPALHSNSHKKVVEMRNNVGLESNGKTSKAECIPSTSL, encoded by the exons ATGGGGTCCAGTTTTGTTGATGAAATCGACTGTGGAAACTTCTTTGATCAAATGGATGATTTAATTGAGTTTCCTCCCGAAAATGAGTGTGCCGGTGGTGACTTAGTTAACACCGGTGACTGCCAAGATGTTTCGAGCATGTGGAATGACTCGTTGCCAGATTCCGACCCTCTTTTTCCCGTAAGCCAAACTGATTCTGCAGCTGACCTTTCTGCAGAGCTCTCTGTTCCG TACGAGGATATCATACAGCTCGAATGGCTTTCGACATTCGTGGAGGATTCGTTTTCCGGCAGTGGCATGACCATTGGAAAAGAGAACTCTGGCATAAGCAAAGTGCCACCACCCTCTCACAAACAATTCCAAACCTCGAGCCCGGTTTCAGTGCTGGagagcagcagcagcagcagttcCTCATCTATTGGGAAGAACACGCCACTCAGTGGTCCACAACGTGCTCGAAGCAAGCGTTCCCGCCCTGCGACTTTCAGTCCCAGGTTGCCAATTCATCTGATCTCCCCCTCAACCTCCGGAGAGGCCCCTCTGCCTTCTGTCCCTCCAAGATTCTATAAAGAGACCGAGAATTTCGCTGAGTCGCCCTCGAAACTGAATGGATCTGAacaaaagaagaaaaggaaaatcaAATCATATTTACTAGATCCGATGGAGTCTACACATCAGAACACACCTATGCAATCCGTTCGGAAATGCTTGCACTGCGAGATAACAAAAACTCCTCAATGGAGAGCTGGCCCAATGGGTCCAAAAACTCTATGCAATGCATGCGGAGTTCGCTTCAAGTCTGGTCGACTGTTCCCCGAGTACCGTCCGGCTGCCAGCCCAACCTTTGTTCCGGCTCTGCACTCCAACTCCCACAAGAAAGTTGTTGAGATGAGGAACAATGTCGGCCTCGAAAGCAATGGAAAAACATCGAAGGCCGAATGCATCCCAAGTACCTCACTCTAG
- the LOC140864578 gene encoding double-stranded RNA-binding protein 2-like isoform X2 yields MYKNQLQELAQRSCFNLPSYTCIREGPDHAPRFKAAVNFNGETFESPSYCCTLRQAEHSAAEVALNALSFRGPSNSLAARILDETGVYKNLLQEVSQRVGASLPSYTTFRTGLGHLPVFTCTVELAKVIFTGEPAKNKKQAEKNAAMAAWISLKSLVQQSESSMFEKPRKDEPEHVTVAHALQRYLIKARLEKKCFPIKFPALNPRQSSTQQSSATTSKILPLICPKTAPRDRTIPAASNSAVFQKICKIAQSQHVMTVANECLSSLIDSQTPQSHKFHAAGAAPYIPVQRCIPHQRIAPPVTIRDAIPVFSAPPLPSTQSSMGARPPVLRMAPPVHVRQAVPVTAASPDQMEELPNIHPAVKVESPQFSRPPPARVEQPPLSRAASEVPGLQLEPPSFEAPRVQIHSPVSSSISSSTITKAPINEIRTSVQDMLQESAQIEALKELKI; encoded by the exons ATGTATAAGAACCAGCTGCAGGAGCTGGCACAGCGGAGTTGCTTCAATCTGCCGTCGTACACTTGCATTCGAGAAGGTCCCGATCACGCGCCGCGCTTCAAGGCTGCCGTTAATTTCAACGGCGAGACGTTTGAGAGCCCGAGCTACTGCTGCACGCTGCGTCAGGCGGAgcattctgctgctgaggtggcgcTCAATGCGCTCTCTTTCCGTGGCCCCTCCAATTCCCTCGCTGCGAGGATTCTG GACGAGACAGGTGTCTACAAGAATCTTCTGCAGGAGGTCTCACAAAGAGTGGGAGCATCTTTGCCTAGTTATACAACTTTCAGAACGGGTCTTGGCCACCTTCCTGTTTTTACATGTACTGTAGAGTTGGCAAAGGTTATATTTACTGGCGAGCCAGCTAAGAATAAGAAGCAAGCAGAAAAAAACGCAGCCATGGCAGCTTGGATATCTCTGAAATCAT TGGTGCAACAATCGGAGAGCTCAATGTTTGAGAAGCCCCGTAAGGATGAGCCAGAGCATGTGACAGTGGCTCACGCATTGCAGAGGTACCTGATAAAGGCAAGATtggaaaaaaaatgttttcCTATAAAATTTCCAGCTCTAAATCCTAGACAATCGAGTACACAGCAATCTTCGGCTACAACCTCCAAAATTCTTCCATTGATATGCCCAAAAACAGCTCCTCGCGACAGAACTattccagctgccagcaatagTGCTGTGTTCCAAAAGATATGTAAGATAGCTCAAAGCCAGCATGTAATGACCGTTGCAAATGAGTGCCTCTCATCATTGATAGACAGCCAAACGCCCCAATCCCATAAGTTTCACGCAGCAGGAGCTGCTCCATATATTCCTGTCCAGCGCTGTATCCCACACCAAAGAATTGCACCACCAGTGACAATACGAGATGCGATTCCAGTTTTCTCTGCTCCACCTCTCCCTTCAACCCAGTCTTCAATGGGGGCAAGACCCCCTGTATTGCGTATGGCACCCCCTGTACATGTGAGACAAGCTGTTCCAGTAACTGCTGCTTCTCCTGATCAGATGGAGGAGCTACCCAATATACACCCAGCTGTTAAAGTAGAGAGTCCACAATTTTCCAGACCTCCACCAGCTCGGGTAGAGCAGCCACCACTTTCTAGAGCTGCTTCAG AGGTTCCAGGACTACAACTTGAGCCACCATCATTTGAAGCCCCCAGAGTTCAAATTCATTCACCGGTTTCTAGCTCTATTAGTTCATCAACCATTACAAAAGCACCCATAAATGAGATTAGAACATCAGTTCAAGACATGCTGCAGGAATCAGCACAGATTGAAGCCTTGAAAGAGCTGAAGATATGA
- the LOC140866412 gene encoding GCN5-related N-acetyltransferase 4, chloroplastic-like, which yields MQGLSCATLANSCTSSFSLVLSSKNPKSRPFSSISKISGYGIPTSGFLSSHPLTSGTCMASQVAELFPTTSPEVVVREARIDDCWEVAETHCSSFFPAYTFPLDLALRVNRLIGMLFGFTSPNGCKRTFLVAVIGSSGEDSFFLGSENFKIGVFEGKFSLNKGYVAGILTVDTVADFLPRKGPLRQRRKGIAYISNVAVRDEYRRKGIAKRLISKAEAEAKSWGCRSIALHCDLNNCGATTLYASQGYRSIKVPEGANWPCPRASQEVIYNFMMKLL from the exons ATGCAAGGCCTTTCTTGTGCTACGCTGGCAAATAGCTGCACCAGCAGTTTTAGTCTAGTTCTCAGTTCCAAGAATCCGAAGAGTCGGCCCTTTTCTTCAATTTCTAAGATTTCTGGTTATGGAATTCCCACCTCTGGTTTCTTGTCTTCGCATCCCTTAACATCAG GGACTTGTATGGCAAGTCAAGTGGCAGAATTGTTCCCAACGACATCTCCTGAGGTTGTCGTTCGTGAAGCCAGGATAGATGACTGCTGGGAAGTAGCTGAGACACACTGCAGTTCTTTCTTTCCTGCATATACTTTTCCTCTGGATTTAGCATTGAGAGTTAACCGGCTCATTGGAATGCTCTTTGGATTCACATCACCGAATGGCTGCAAAAGGACTTTTCTGGTTGCTGTAATTGGTAGTTCTGGTGAAGACTCGTTTTTCTTAGGCagtgaaaatttcaaaattggAGTTTTTGAGGGAAAGTTTAGCCTAAATAAAGGATATGTAGCGGGGATTCTTACCGTGGATACAGTGGCAGATTTTCTTCCAAGAAAAGGACCTCTTCGACAAAGAAG GAAAGGAATTGCATACATATCAAATGTTGCTGTTCGAGATGAGTACCGCAGAAAGGGAATAGCAAAGAGGCTAATCTCTAAAGCAGAGGCAGAAGCTAAAAGTTGGGGATGTCGTTCCATAGCTTTACATTGCGATCTTAACAACTGTGGAGCAACCACGTTGTATGCGAGCCAAGGCTATAGATCCATTAAGGTCCCTGAAGGTGCAAACTGGCCTTGCCCAAGAGCATCGCAAGAAgtgatatataatttcatgatGAAACTTCTTTAG
- the LOC140864578 gene encoding double-stranded RNA-binding protein 2-like isoform X1, with the protein MYKNQLQELAQRSCFNLPSYTCIREGPDHAPRFKAAVNFNGETFESPSYCCTLRQAEHSAAEVALNALSFRGPSNSLAARILDETGVYKNLLQEVSQRVGASLPSYTTFRTGLGHLPVFTCTVELAKVIFTGEPAKNKKQAEKNAAMAAWISLKSLVQQSESSMFEKPRKDEPEHVTVAHALQRYLIKARLEKKCFPIKFPALNPRQSSTQQSSATTSKILPLICPKTAPRDRTIPAASNSAVFQKICKIAQSQHVMTVANECLSSLIDSQTPQSHKFHAAGAAPYIPVQRCIPHQRIAPPVTIRDAIPVFSAPPLPSTQSSMGARPPVLRMAPPVHVRQAVPVTAASPDQMEELPNIHPAVKVESPQFSRPPPARVEQPPLSRAASGRLGDSPFFKLPLVRVEEPLGPKLLPFHLAPFSEVPGLQLEPPSFEAPRVQIHSPVSSSISSSTITKAPINEIRTSVQDMLQESAQIEALKELKI; encoded by the exons ATGTATAAGAACCAGCTGCAGGAGCTGGCACAGCGGAGTTGCTTCAATCTGCCGTCGTACACTTGCATTCGAGAAGGTCCCGATCACGCGCCGCGCTTCAAGGCTGCCGTTAATTTCAACGGCGAGACGTTTGAGAGCCCGAGCTACTGCTGCACGCTGCGTCAGGCGGAgcattctgctgctgaggtggcgcTCAATGCGCTCTCTTTCCGTGGCCCCTCCAATTCCCTCGCTGCGAGGATTCTG GACGAGACAGGTGTCTACAAGAATCTTCTGCAGGAGGTCTCACAAAGAGTGGGAGCATCTTTGCCTAGTTATACAACTTTCAGAACGGGTCTTGGCCACCTTCCTGTTTTTACATGTACTGTAGAGTTGGCAAAGGTTATATTTACTGGCGAGCCAGCTAAGAATAAGAAGCAAGCAGAAAAAAACGCAGCCATGGCAGCTTGGATATCTCTGAAATCAT TGGTGCAACAATCGGAGAGCTCAATGTTTGAGAAGCCCCGTAAGGATGAGCCAGAGCATGTGACAGTGGCTCACGCATTGCAGAGGTACCTGATAAAGGCAAGATtggaaaaaaaatgttttcCTATAAAATTTCCAGCTCTAAATCCTAGACAATCGAGTACACAGCAATCTTCGGCTACAACCTCCAAAATTCTTCCATTGATATGCCCAAAAACAGCTCCTCGCGACAGAACTattccagctgccagcaatagTGCTGTGTTCCAAAAGATATGTAAGATAGCTCAAAGCCAGCATGTAATGACCGTTGCAAATGAGTGCCTCTCATCATTGATAGACAGCCAAACGCCCCAATCCCATAAGTTTCACGCAGCAGGAGCTGCTCCATATATTCCTGTCCAGCGCTGTATCCCACACCAAAGAATTGCACCACCAGTGACAATACGAGATGCGATTCCAGTTTTCTCTGCTCCACCTCTCCCTTCAACCCAGTCTTCAATGGGGGCAAGACCCCCTGTATTGCGTATGGCACCCCCTGTACATGTGAGACAAGCTGTTCCAGTAACTGCTGCTTCTCCTGATCAGATGGAGGAGCTACCCAATATACACCCAGCTGTTAAAGTAGAGAGTCCACAATTTTCCAGACCTCCACCAGCTCGGGTAGAGCAGCCACCACTTTCTAGAGCTGCTTCAGGTAGACTAGGCGACTCTCCTTTCTTTAAGCTTCCCCTAGTTCGAGTTGAGGAACCTCTTGGCCCAAAGTTATTACCGTTTCATTTGGCACCATTTTCAGAGGTTCCAGGACTACAACTTGAGCCACCATCATTTGAAGCCCCCAGAGTTCAAATTCATTCACCGGTTTCTAGCTCTATTAGTTCATCAACCATTACAAAAGCACCCATAAATGAGATTAGAACATCAGTTCAAGACATGCTGCAGGAATCAGCACAGATTGAAGCCTTGAAAGAGCTGAAGATATGA